The sequence ACTACGCCGGCAATGGCGTCAGATACCCGGCGAGCATGCAACAACAGTACCAGAACGAGTACACATCTTCGTCGACTACCACAACTTCACCTTATCAGGACCAATTGCGGGAATCCTGGCAGAACGCTATGAACGCCAATATCAATGCCGCAGCAAAGTCCATGCAAGAGAATCAGTACAATCAATACCCGAATTATCAGTACCAAAATAGCCAACAAGATACAAGATTAGATTCAAACTCGGATAACGTAAACAGTGAAACACATCGTATCGGTAGTATGGCATCtgctaataatttatttgttaattatgtACAGCCTGACAACCAAATGTTAAATAACTTGAAAATTCGCACCAGAGACCTGGACCATGACACAGCCCAACCAGACTTATATTCTAATGGTGACTTTGGATGGAAACTGACAGGTAAAAAGCCTTTGATTGATTACAGTTCTGGGTATCCTCCTAGATATTCCCAGTTAGGGATGCAATCCGATGGCACGGCTGTTAGCCAGATGAGTTTCCATATGGACACTGGTAAACCTTATAACTATGACCAAGTTTCAAAATCTGGAACTGAAGCAATTGAAGCTCAAGAGTTTGCAAAGGCCGCTGCTAAAGCACACGAAAGATTGAAACAACAGCAacaacagcagcagcagcaacaacaacaacagcaagTATACGGAAGCAATAGCTACGGATCCAGTAACATTGGAAACTCTGACATCAACAATGCAGGAAATGGGTATTACGGCAACAAtgataaacagaaaaataaatacactgacAATTCAAATAATCCATACTTGTACAATACACAAAATGATCTAATAACAGCATCGCCATATTTCCTTTCAACGCCAGACAGTAAACCAAAACAACCGTTTGACCATGACAAAGCATTAAAGAACATTGTCCCAATAGACGTTTCAAATGTAGTAGGCAATTCAGATTCTCAATTGAAGTCCGGAAGCAATTTAGACAGTAACAGTAGATATTCTGCTTCTAATTACGGTAAAGATCAACTAGATCAAAATGTTAGGCAGTATCTAAGGCCAGTGACGGACTCATTTTATAAAGACAAAAACGCTATCTACGGATTCAACATTAAAACCAAGTCTGATGACTACTTAACGTCTGATAACATGAAACAAATAGAATCTAGTATTTATGGTAAACAACAATCACCAGAGTCTGGTTACAGTCCAGGAACTTACTCTGGATCACAAGGCCTGGGCTATTTATCTCAACAAGTTAATAACTACCCAGATAATATGCAATCACAAAGCTCTCAGCAGGCGGGATACAATCGCAACCAAAACCAGTTGCCGTCAGATATTGCCAGCATATTAAAATTCAACGATATTCCATACAAACTTACTCAAGGTATGGCTAACGATGCGCTTAAGTTACACAACCTGAACTTTGATCAAGGGACTATACCAACACCTTTGCCAATGAGAATAAATCAAAACGTTGCGAGTCATCAACTTGACGTCACTAGCAACTTGCTAAGCAAGCTTCTATTAAATAAGCAACCAGCTATGAATATCAATAGACCTGAAATGGATCAAACAGGCAATTTAATATCTACCATCAATGGCTTTAAAGTGGCAAATCCATTTAATATGGATCTGAAATTGGTTGCTGATATGTTAAAAGGAAAGCCTACCGTAGATGATTCACAAATGATGACACTAAGAGACCAATATTCAAAACCCGCCCCTATGAAATTTGATTTATCACAGTTACAGTTTctattgaaaaatgaaaatgctGGCAATCTAGCACCTATAAATGACGGACTTAGCGCACTTGGTGGATCTTacttagatatttacaacaacGGAAGATTTCCTTATCAAGGACCAAAATACTCTCGTAgtcaagaagaagaagaaagtatAAGTGTTCCCATTGCTGATGCATCAAGTACTCACCCAATAGGCGCTGTAATGGAACAAGATGATTCAGCAAGTGAAAGAGATGTTAGTTCTGTATCTGATCTAACGGGACAGGGTGATGATGTAATATCAAGCAATTTTGACGAAACCAGAACAAAAAGCCGTTTTATGCCTGGCTCTAGACCGATAAACGAGAGGCACAGGCATCCAAATTTGTTGATGTCAGGACGTCATTCATATCAAAGGAAATATCCGAAGGCTGATGTTGATGAACCTTATCCTTTACTGAAACCTCCTCCTCCACATTCTCACATGAGTAGGGGTAGTCACGGGAAAATGGAAAAACATAGTCGTAGGAGACGTGTTAACAAACCGAAACTTCTTCGTATTATGAAGACTGAGCCGTTGTTTGAGGCTGGTGCTGAAACCGAGAGTTTAGAGACTTCTGTACCAATTCTATTGCGACCGCCGCCACCGGTCGCGGAGTCAAAATCCGACACTATTGGTACCGAGGCTACTACGTAGAGTTACTTTAATACCCTGATGTACAATGttctttattgtatttaacTATTTATAGGATTATATTTAATagacttttgtaattttattcgtTGACTGTTAAACATTTTCATTGGACTGCTTAAATCGCTGTATTATAAAATTTGGCATTTATTTGTGTTGTGTAAGTTATATTAAGGCGTTTTATGTTTTGTACATACATCTGTGTACGCTAACATGTCTTTAAGACGGAcaaatgtattgtaaatatttccttaaaattataactttgttCTAATTATGTTATTGTGATAAGTTAAATGTATTGCTGTTGAAGTTGTTGTTAaatttttgtaagtattttcgatgttttacaaaaataaattatagaaataaCCCACTGTATTATTTCATTCGCATTTCCTCACGCAACTTTTCTGAAGTTATTCACGAAAGTATCAATAGTTCGGTTGATGCATATttgcaaacattaaaaaaatatgccacTGTGTATCACGTAATAAATCTATCTCAGTATAATTTTCTTCTGATTTCTCTCGAGCAATGTTAACGATATATTACGGAGGCTAATGTCACCGACAcacaaattatgtaattaagtgCTAATTATTGCAAGATGAGAACTAAAAACGAAATCGATTCAGTTTTCACGAGCGTTTGACGTATTACCATATTTTAACGTAACAGAGACAACAATTTATTCATTGTTTCACgtaataatgaaataacaaGTCAGCTAACATAAAAGCTATAAGATACTGACCTTTAgcgaaaacaatttgaaaatacaACCAGACTAACAAATGAATCACATAATCTAGATCTGagaatttaaattcaataagaAAGTATCCATAGATTGagcctcaaaaatattttcagacaaacaaatcatgctatattttataagtaattaccaatgtatttcagaaaaaaacgcATTGTATTCACTGTTATGCGTTAAATGTAATGAAATATTGTGTATCTCGCGTGTGCGTCTCGCTTTCTGCTCACGTCGACCAGCCACCATACTTGAGTCTCACGTTTGCGATCGATTCAAATTATGAAACGCATCGGTCATTTTAATTGGCTAATCGTTTAGAACATCTGTCGTTTGAGGCTGTTTGCATGCGGCATTGGGattgtttgaacatcttttcCAATGTAATTCAAATGTATTCATGAACGACAAAACTGACTGTTTATTTAAACTTGTAGATTTCTCGTTTCAGTTACAATTCATAATGATGCCTACCGATCTCTTTCTTAGGGATAGTCTAAAATTGAATCTTCTGAACTACAATCTTAATTTAACGTAAGAGTCTATCTTAGCTGTGATGGAAATACACACAATGAAAGTGCATTATGAATTTATATCATGGCACGTTATGCCACGTTCATAAGCTTACACATAGTAGGTTCAAGTAGTTTCAATCTCAAATAGAACTTTACGTCATGACTGCATGAAATATCGAGAGAGACCCAGGTGAGAATAATATGAACGTACATGTCTATAGAATGGTAGTAAAATAAAGATGAATCAGAAATTTTTGTTACGTCATGCACTTGTACGCGTTCATTCATAAAGAATCTTTCAATGAAGACATTACATACAAGTAAATAGACTTAACGGTCAATGTacatgtataggtacttaccgtGAACGAAAGAAAGCCCGAAAGTGTTGGTGTATATAATGACAAACTAACTGAAGCTTTTTTCCCAAGTGactaactttaaaattttatacagcTGGAACACACTCGTGAGACAGAGCCTGCATGctagtttttttaagaaacggTGTTAGGCcagaaatgcaaaataaataggGATGCCATGACTTtctatataaaattgaaaaggaATGGTAGCCTGCATTATGTTTCAATTGTGTTATTACAGTGACTGCGTCACAGCAATTCTACTGTAAGACGATTGATCTTCTTTTTACCATAGGTATTCTATTTATTTGCAATGTGTGACTAATACTTCAGGATTCTCGCCTGTCTTTTTGTCGCTCTACCGCGATGTCATAACATTAAATTAgtgtttatttacaatcataACATACTGGCCATAATTTAGAAATCTTGgaaatagaatattaataaaatgtacaatttCGATATCAAAACCAATGTCGCTATGGTTAGAAAATGCCATAATATTCTTATTTCCCGCTTGGGCAGTGAGTAAAACATTGAGTAACGGATGAGCAGATAATGTATTCAATAACTCGAGTACGCGATGAATGTTTCCGTTAGAAAAGGAAAGACTATAGAAAAACCTGTTTGTTTACTCTCGTTCTCAACGCGTGTTGACCCACAGCGAcatcaatataaataagatGGAAGTATACCACATGAACACATACAAGCGTCGCTTGTAGCCGTCAACACAAGTTCACTGGTGGCCAGCGATTAGCTAATCACAATGGCTACTTTTGTAAGTATTTCTAACtaagaaaacaaatgacagttaaGTACGAATGAAATACTAAATGATTCCTTTCTTTCCAGATGAAAGTGACTTGCTTAGCCATCCTATTGAGCAGCACTCACGCCGGATACCTTCATGGGAATCCCCATCATGCACCGCCAAGCAGCTTAGGATCTGGTGGATACCATTCTTACGCACCCAGCTTCTCACCTAGCAGCTTCCCTGCTGGATCATTACCGTCGGCTACATACTCCGGAGCGGGATTAATAGGCGGTGGCCACTCACATGGCAGTGCCGTCCTGGACTCTTCACTGTCTGGATCTCATGGCCACCACGGTCTTGGTGGAGGATCAGGAATTATTGGCGGTGGCGCTGTCCTCGGCGGATCGAGCCTCGGAAGTTCCGGACTGGGTGGATATGGATTCGGTCACGGTGGATCCAGCCTTGGAAGTGGTGTTGGGCTCGGGGGAGCAAGTCTAGCTGGTGGTGCCATTGGCGGCGGTCCCGCTTTCGCCAGCTCCATTGGAAGTGGAGTTATTAAAGGTTCTGGATTATCGGGTGTCGTAAATGGCGGAGGTGTTATTGGCGGTCCTGGTTTCGCTGGTGGTGCCACTGGAGGTGGACCCGGATTATCTGGTGGCGCAAATGGTGTTTTTGGCGGTCCCGGTTTCGCTGGTGGCCCCATTGGTGGCGGTGTTATTGGCGGTCCTAGTATCGGTGGTGACGCAATTGGCGCCGGCGTCATTGGCGGTCCTGGTTTAACTGTGCCTGGAGGTCAATCCCCACCACCCGGCGCTAAAGCTCCAGTTATCGAAGAAATCCATGGTCTTGCCAACGGCAATGGTGCTCCTACTCAGTACCGCGTTCGTGAAGAACCCTACCAAGTCTTTAGGGAGGTGACCCACAGAGTTCCACAGCCCGTGCCTTACCCCGTGCCCCAGAGAGTTGAAATCCCCGTACCGCAACCCTACCCCGTTCAAGTGCCAGTTGTCAGGAATGTTCCCGTGCCAGTCGTGAAGGTTCAGCAAGTCAAAGTAGACAAGCCGGTGCCCTACCCTGTTGAAAAGATCGTGAAGGTCCCTTACGAGAGAGTTGTAGAGGTGCAAGTTGACAACCCTGTGCCAGTAGAGAAGATCGTTAAAGTGCCAGTCGTGAAGGTAGTCAAAGTGCCCGTCCCCGTTGTGAAGACATACGCCGTGCCTCACGTGAAGACTGTGCACCACCAAGCCCACCAGAGCCACGGCCACAGCAACCACGGTAGCCACGGTGGCCACAGCAGCGGTTGGTCCAGCTGGTAATCCCTAACTGGATGACCAAAGACACCTGTACATAGTATATTCGTCACAAACCTAGTCCGGTCTATTGTAAATATAGTCGCTTCATAGCTCATCGTGAGGCTGCAATCTAGGGTGATAACTAAGTCATTAATTTAGGTGAACATACTTGGTGTATGTTCTTGTAATGTTTGCTGTAAATAGTAACGTTATGCTCtgtaagtttaataaaaaaaaaatatccaaagacgctttagttttatttttatctttttaataccTCTACCTTCAATGCACACAAAGTCAAGTAATGattagtgaaaatattttaatttgaattaataggtaaatataatagAAACAACATGTCAAATACTATATTACAAAGTCAAGACCATACACAAGTCTAacgtttaaatatatttaagctGCATGTTCCTACTAAGTTTCTGTATTAGACTCCAGTATACACTACAAGCCAGAAAAGTCATCCTTTTCAGAAccatgaatgaaaataaacagaagCCGTTAATGGAAGTTATTTGAGTTGATATGAGGCAgtaaaattacctactaaataaaaattgggaaAGGGCAGGAGGACGTTTACAGTTCAATCACACTTAACTGAAATAGCGAAGCTCATTTGCATTACAAGGCATACCTGTAATCAGACAGGAATGATATCTAGGCATTCtttataatatgataataaGCCATTTATATCTAGTTCCCGCATATCTGCATAATGACAATAAACAGATAGccatttaaaagatttattgaTTGTGTAACAGAACACAAGATTGATTCTACAAGAAAAATGCCAACGACCACGTGGGTTGACTTGTCACTTGATAAAAGGTGGCCAAGAAATCTAAGGAATGATAAACTATTCtcattttatttacgtaataaatTCATAATCAGTTATTCATTGATAGAAATGTGGATTGACCTAAATTCGAACTGTGTGTTTaccaaaacttaaaacaataggCATGTCAAAAAATAACCAGGTGTATAAATATTACTTGCCCGCGTTGTGTGTTGATGAAATGTaacctatgtgttaatccagggtagcATCTacgtaccaaatttcaaccaaatcagtccagccgtttttgcgtaaAAAGCTGACATCCATAAAAtgtcacaaactttcacatttataaatgtatataaGTAGGAAGGATAGTAGGATATTAGTAGGACACCTACTCCTTCACCATCtatattatttacagattttcctttaatatttatgtacgcCACGCCCACGCCATTATCACAGGTGATAATGGCGTGGGTAGCCTGCGACCACGCCTCTCGCCCTCTCGAatctaataaagtaaaaaataattattttccacGGTCGGTCGATAGTTCAAttttgctcataaatcaatatgaagatgaatggaagtac is a genomic window of Helicoverpa armigera isolate CAAS_96S chromosome 16, ASM3070526v1, whole genome shotgun sequence containing:
- the LOC110379345 gene encoding myb-like protein AA, coding for MMTVLQTIRLLVIIQLIKTTRCQNGFAEQDILRYQQMASTDGQVDTITGFNNLLQRDQNNQPLSSPSIQYSINDDNSKNNYGRTFYSRSRKIYRIKNPFQQQIEETEKQPENTESQDSGAGASNQYASMQYSLPPEEFLQQLRAENQYYQQTQMSTPAPNIGYTATPQPQYQYSTVSPSNYDSNNQQNNQIPLEPKASHGQTFLSSPSPYQFSTPNPYLDSVQSTPSPLPSYLSTPLNNGQYSSQPSAYVSSSSPLYLSSPSNIQSYVSSPLSAIQTGSPDYTNRVTTTIGNNVGYDNSDQNKKMQIDHYDYAGNGVRYPASMQQQYQNEYTSSSTTTTSPYQDQLRESWQNAMNANINAAAKSMQENQYNQYPNYQYQNSQQDTRLDSNSDNVNSETHRIGSMASANNLFVNYVQPDNQMLNNLKIRTRDLDHDTAQPDLYSNGDFGWKLTGKKPLIDYSSGYPPRYSQLGMQSDGTAVSQMSFHMDTGKPYNYDQVSKSGTEAIEAQEFAKAAAKAHERLKQQQQQQQQQQQQQQVYGSNSYGSSNIGNSDINNAGNGYYGNNDKQKNKYTDNSNNPYLYNTQNDLITASPYFLSTPDSKPKQPFDHDKALKNIVPIDVSNVVGNSDSQLKSGSNLDSNSRYSASNYGKDQLDQNVRQYLRPVTDSFYKDKNAIYGFNIKTKSDDYLTSDNMKQIESSIYGKQQSPESGYSPGTYSGSQGLGYLSQQVNNYPDNMQSQSSQQAGYNRNQNQLPSDIASILKFNDIPYKLTQGMANDALKLHNLNFDQGTIPTPLPMRINQNVASHQLDVTSNLLSKLLLNKQPAMNINRPEMDQTGNLISTINGFKVANPFNMDLKLVADMLKGKPTVDDSQMMTLRDQYSKPAPMKFDLSQLQFLLKNENAGNLAPINDGLSALGGSYLDIYNNGRFPYQGPKYSRSQEEEESISVPIADASSTHPIGAVMEQDDSASERDVSSVSDLTGQGDDVISSNFDETRTKSRFMPGSRPINERHRHPNLLMSGRHSYQRKYPKADVDEPYPLLKPPPPHSHMSRGSHGKMEKHSRRRRVNKPKLLRIMKTEPLFEAGAETESLETSVPILLRPPPPVAESKSDTIGTEATT
- the LOC110379363 gene encoding uncharacterized protein LOC110379363 produces the protein MATFMKVTCLAILLSSTHAGYLHGNPHHAPPSSLGSGGYHSYAPSFSPSSFPAGSLPSATYSGAGLIGGGHSHGSAVLDSSLSGSHGHHGLGGGSGIIGGGAVLGGSSLGSSGLGGYGFGHGGSSLGSGVGLGGASLAGGAIGGGPAFASSIGSGVIKGSGLSGVVNGGGVIGGPGFAGGATGGGPGLSGGANGVFGGPGFAGGPIGGGVIGGPSIGGDAIGAGVIGGPGLTVPGGQSPPPGAKAPVIEEIHGLANGNGAPTQYRVREEPYQVFREVTHRVPQPVPYPVPQRVEIPVPQPYPVQVPVVRNVPVPVVKVQQVKVDKPVPYPVEKIVKVPYERVVEVQVDNPVPVEKIVKVPVVKVVKVPVPVVKTYAVPHVKTVHHQAHQSHGHSNHGSHGGHSSGWSSW